A genomic segment from Sphingomonas astaxanthinifaciens DSM 22298 encodes:
- a CDS encoding tetratricopeptide repeat-containing sulfotransferase family protein produces MTSASIPNHWPQDLIEAAMAMNRNRLDIAERLLKARLRTNSDDPRALRMLAEVAGRIGRLHDSEALLRHALAVAPGFQAARANLALVLGRLGRPQEALPLLDELLDHEPETPNHLNLKAATLGRLGDFETAIDTYRKVLEEIPGQPKVWLSLGHMLKTVGRLDEGIAAYREAIALRPTLGEAWWSLANLKTVRFDDDDLAAMGAALEAADITPEDRFHLEFALGKAHHDLGQHDRAFGYYAAANARRREHQPYRAADTSTIVDASIETFTADFFAARTGAGCAAADPIFILGMPRSGSTLLEQILASHSQVEGTTELPDLPALARRKRGYPRSVADWSADELAALGQEYLERTAVQRRTAKPRFIDKLPNNWLFTPFIHLILPNATIVDARRHPLGCCLSNFRQHFARGQAFTYDLADMGHYYADYVRLMGHVDRVLPGRVIRVVYEEMVADPEANIRRLLDRAGLPFEPACLDFHKTERAVRTPSSEQVRRPIYRDAAEEWRAYDAHLQPLRDALGAVIDHYPDAPPPQQPGKTVERS; encoded by the coding sequence GTGACTTCCGCATCCATTCCAAACCATTGGCCGCAGGACCTCATCGAGGCTGCGATGGCGATGAACCGAAACCGGCTCGACATCGCCGAGCGGCTGCTCAAGGCCCGGCTGCGGACCAACTCCGACGATCCGCGCGCGCTCAGGATGCTGGCCGAGGTCGCAGGCCGGATCGGCCGCCTCCACGACAGCGAGGCACTGCTCCGCCATGCGCTCGCCGTCGCCCCCGGTTTCCAGGCCGCCCGCGCCAACCTCGCGCTCGTGCTCGGCCGCCTCGGCCGTCCGCAGGAAGCTTTGCCGCTGCTCGACGAGCTCCTCGACCACGAGCCCGAGACGCCGAACCACCTCAACCTCAAGGCGGCGACGCTCGGCCGGCTCGGCGACTTCGAAACGGCGATCGACACCTATCGCAAGGTGCTCGAGGAAATTCCGGGGCAGCCCAAGGTCTGGCTCAGCCTCGGCCACATGCTCAAGACCGTCGGCCGGCTCGACGAGGGCATCGCCGCCTATCGCGAGGCGATCGCCCTCCGCCCCACCCTCGGCGAAGCCTGGTGGAGCCTCGCCAACCTCAAGACCGTCCGCTTCGACGACGACGACCTCGCCGCCATGGGCGCGGCGCTCGAGGCCGCGGACATCACGCCCGAGGACCGCTTCCACCTCGAGTTCGCGCTCGGCAAGGCCCATCACGACCTCGGGCAACATGACCGCGCCTTCGGCTATTATGCCGCCGCCAACGCCCGCCGCCGCGAGCACCAGCCCTATCGCGCCGCCGACACCAGCACGATCGTCGACGCCAGCATCGAGACCTTCACCGCCGATTTCTTCGCCGCGCGCACCGGCGCCGGCTGCGCGGCCGCCGATCCCATCTTCATCCTCGGCATGCCGCGCTCCGGCTCGACCCTGCTCGAGCAGATCCTCGCCAGCCACAGCCAGGTCGAGGGCACCACCGAGCTTCCCGACCTCCCCGCGCTGGCGCGCAGGAAGCGCGGCTATCCGCGCTCGGTCGCCGACTGGTCCGCGGACGAGCTGGCTGCGCTCGGCCAGGAATATCTCGAGCGCACCGCGGTGCAGCGCCGGACGGCGAAGCCGCGCTTCATCGACAAGCTGCCGAACAACTGGCTGTTCACGCCCTTCATCCACCTGATCCTGCCCAACGCGACGATCGTCGACGCCCGCCGCCACCCGCTCGGCTGCTGCCTGTCGAACTTCCGCCAGCATTTCGCGCGCGGCCAGGCCTTCACCTACGACCTCGCCGACATGGGCCATTATTACGCCGACTATGTCCGGTTGATGGGGCATGTCGACCGCGTGCTTCCCGGGCGGGTGATCCGCGTCGTCTACGAGGAAATGGTCGCCGACCCCGAGGCCAACATTCGCCGCCTGCTCGACCGCGCGGGCCTTCCGTTCGAGCCCGCCTGCCTCGACTTCCACAAGACCGAGCGCGCGGTCCGCACCCCCAGCAGCGAACAGGTCCGCCGTCCGATCTATCGCGACGCCGCCGAGGAATGGCGGGCCTACGACGCGCATCTGCAGCCGCTCCGCGACGCGCTAGGGGCCGTGATCGACCATTATCCTGACGCACCGCCGCCACAGCAACCCGGAAAGACTGTGGAGCGCAGTTGA